The sequence catactttttttttttcttcattacactactcttttaTGGCATGCTTTTCTCCCGTTTGTATTTGGGAATGTATCTCTGTAGTGTTCGGTTTTGTACTTTTGCACATTTAAGCTATCATTCATCTTCTTGTACTTTCTGACACATGGTGCTTATTGGTAAAACTTGTTGCAGAGAAAGCCAAGTCCCTGATATGGAGGGAGGCATGAATATGGAAAGAtagaaaaaagacaaatacaaaTTGAGATTGTATGAGAAGAAAAACGACTTTAGAGTTAGCTGAGGAAGAAAAACATTATTTCTACACGGAAATCAAAGATCatcacatcatcatcattcaaACCACTTCTCTCATTTCGGCCCACTAGTGATACACTTTTCTGCTGCAGTGACAATTCAAAGACAATGTTTGTAACCTACTACCCAATATATAGAAAATATATGATACTGTACAtttgtgtacagtatatacattcAGTGTATACATACCGTATAGAAAATGCACTTTCATATTGAGATTTTGAAAATGCTCCGACAATTTCTTTACCAATTTGAGCTGACAGAAGTGGAAGATCCTCCTATATAGAAATCTTTTTTTCTccgaatcttttttttttgtgttggcaCCAAATGTTAATCTCAGGTGACAATTCGCCAACAATTCAGTACCATAATCCTGCCCAACTAACAGGATCATGGAGTCAGCTGTTATCGTTGTTCCCTGGAACTCCAGGACTGCTTCAAGAGTTCCAGAAGCCTTTCTTAGGGAGCTGATTGGTCCTCTTCACCAGAATCTGGTGAGGGGTTTAAAGCACTTTCTAGTAACCTGTTGCCAACCAATTTGAATGGTTTACTGTTGGGTTGCCAATATCTTGGTCTGCGATGATATTTAGTCTCAGAGAGTAGCTCAAGGAACTCTGAAGGTACTAGATGTTCCCCTCAATTTTAAGGGACGTTATTTTTTTTCACCAGACCTCCAGCATTTCCTGTTTGTTGTGAGATTATGTATATGGTTGCCTTGAACTGTAGACCACAGCATTCCAATCCAGAATATTTCTACAGCCTCGTGGAGACGATCCAAGGAGTTCAAGCCTAGCCTGTTCAAAACGTTCTTGCTAGATGTTCCTATAAAGATAGACTGGTCCAGACTGTCTGCGATTCCTCCAGTGTAGACTACAGCCCAGTGCAGTGTCTAGAGACCTCTCCAAGAACAAGAGACCTCCAGTCGAGTTTAGCACGCTTCCTTTTTATGACATCATTGAATACCTCCTGTTTGAGTGGAGCACATTACCAACTCTTCTTATGTGCCATGAATAGGGAAGAGGCGACTTGGAACCACAGGGTCCAAAATTCTAGCAGAAAACCAGACAAACTAGAGGAGGCTATTAATGACTCATTCAAACATCATCACTGCATGGAAGTTAATGTTGCTATGGAACCATAGTTTATATTTAGATGATAACAGTGACAGTATTATACTGCCAGTGAGGAGGGAAGTATTTGAAATATTGTGTATAGTTAATGTATTGTCATGTTATCAGTGTAATTTCATTAAATTATATTTTCGTATGTTTCTGAAGTGACAATGTACGTATGTGTATCCAGAGGTTGTGACGGACCTGACGGTGATGTACTGAACtgtctccaacaacaacaaaaaaagaatgcTGCTTCATAATGTAAACTTGATTACATTTGAAAAATACAAAATGCCTCTGACGTGTCAAATGAGTCTGTCACAAAAAACACCCGAAACCAAACATTGTTTCAAACTGACACTTTTATTGAGATTTTATTCATTTTTGATACATGAGTCAAACACGCGAGGAAATGAACAGTCTCTATGACAGGAATAACTTAAAGAAGTAAAGAGAGAAATACATTTAACACAGGCCTGACATGCACTGATCAGCAGAGCGGTTAGGCATGAGCTGTTTagccagacacacaacacagtagagttaaaataataaaacaagCAGAAGAAATCAACTTGCACTAATGAAGAACATGTCTTTCACCATAAACCATATTGCGAAGGCTTTGTGCAATATCATTGGCCTTTAAACTTAGTTCTAAAATAGATTATTTAATAATATGATCAGGTTTGGATTTAAATCACAGAAGCAATGCTTTCGTCCTGACTGCATCAAGTGCAGCATGGCTGCTTTCTATAAAGAAGGGATATCTGACAAACAAGAAGCCCAGGGGAAGCGTTTGGTTGAAGGGTTCAATGTCTGTTTGGTAAACCTGTAACTACTGTCCCTGATTTCTTAATTCTAGTGTTCATGTTTTATCTTTTAAAAGTGGTTTCGGACAGAGGTGAGTATAGAACAGTCGTTTTCCCCCAAAGTCTCTTCAAACGAGAACCAAGAGGACTTTTTCAAGAGGTCTGTTTTACTCATAAACCCATAGCCCTCAGTTACACTAAAATCGAATAACATCGTCCTTTTTGGAGAACCGCAGCACCTTTCACTTTCACAAGAAAAGGCTCTTCTACGTAAAAGTTACAAACTGCAAGTCGATAACAATCCTAAAAGTGGATCTTCACACTGTTACATGCGGAAAAAAAGAGTGCAGTGGGATTGACGTCAGAGGCGAGAGAAGCTGGCGGGACCGGACGCGTCTGCGCACCTTCCGAGGGCGTCTAGTCGAAGTTGAGCACGTTGCCGTCGAAGTGGGTGAGCACGTGGTTCTCGAAGATCTTCTGGTCGCAGTCCAGAGGGAACTGCTCACTGCACATGGGGCAGATCTTCCAGTGGCTCTCCACATGCTCCTCGAACTTACTCTGGTCATAGTTGGGGGGGAAGATGACGTCACACAGCGGACAGCGCTTGTGGATGTCCATGCTGCAGAATGgaaagagggcaggggggggggggaggaggagaggaggatagacgCGAGGAAAAAGATGGGGAAAATGGAAAAGAGTGAGTTTGGGGTAATGAGTGCCAAGTGATGATGTTGGCAAACCAGTGAGAGCGGGCTAATAAAGAGCATCTGTCAGTGAGTCGACGTGGGTGGGCCCTGTGCTGCTCTACGCCTCGCAGCAGGATTAAGGTGGctgggtggggcaggggggggggggttccacgCACAGCAGAACAAACACTTTGCACATGTTAGTATGATGCATAGCATGATGGGAAAATGCTGGGCTGAGACAAACAAAcacttgtgtgtgcgcgtgttacCTGGACTCAAAGCAAAAGGTTGTCTGCCCCTCGTTTAAGACAGGGCTGTGGGGTTCAGTGGCTGCAGGGTGTTCACCGGCATTGCCCTGAGAAGGGAATCACAGAGCAGCTTCAGAAACACACGCGAAACAAATCCCCACTACAACACTAAAACAAGTGTACGTGAAGCGAACCAAAGGTTGGAAGGACACTCCGTGAACGAATGAGTGTACAGGAAATGCAACGGGGAGGGCGGGCACTcacgttgttgttgttattcacCTGCTGCTCCTCCGGGTCCTCCAGGCCGTCGGGCCGGCTGAGGTTGCGTGCCGGCTGGATGCACACCACGTTGCTGTCCCAGGACGGAGGGCCCACGGGGGGCAGGCGCAGCACCTGGTCGTCGGAGAACTCCCCGTCCGCTCCGTCTGCGAGGGGTCGTTCATTGACTCTTTACTTCTTTGTTTACATACAAATACACCGCTGATGTTGGTCCTGCGCCACTAAACTCGATATCATTTGTACAAAGATTCGTTTGAATCCTACATGAAGCATAAGAGTCATCCGGATTGTATATTCAATATCCCTGAGCTACTGTGCTATGTGGTGAGTGAGTGTTGTTGGTAGAGGGAAAACACCATGCATGTCACGGTACAGAGAGCCAGCTGTGTGCGCCAAACATCGAGGTGAGGACTACCTCTGGTGTCGGAGGGGGAGTAGGGGTTCCCGAAGTGCAgctgtgtgggggtctgggggaccagcaggggtgtgggggtgtccTGGGCGTAGGGGAGGGGGTACTGCAGGAACAGTGACTGGACGCTCTCAAGGCTGATCTCCTCTTTGTCTTCCGACTTCCTGGGGCTGCCGTTCTGGAGCTCCTGGTGGGGACAACAGCAGGACAATGAAGGTTCCGAACATTATAGCGGTTCCATTCGTTTGACTCCCATTGAATCTGTGGTGCTATATTAGTTTAAGGAGCTGAATTGTTTTTTCTTCACCCACATCTGACGCGTGTAATTGCGGAACACTCCATGAGACGTCAGAGTGCATAAATGGATTCTGACGTACGTCTCTGAGAGTTAAACAGAAACTACCCATCAAATCTACGTCCCTGCGTCAGCTATGAGACAATACTTCACCAGCCACAAGCTTCCAGAAGGTCTGAGGCTGTGGCTCGCTGcttgccctcacacacacacacacacacacacacacagtttaattAGCATCTTCATTAAAAAGAAACTCTTTGCGTTTTCAAAGGGAATGGAAGGCTGTGTTTTATTGAAGTTTGTTGCAGGCGCCAATTTAATTTACAGTCTGAACCTCAAATTGGGTCATTTTGCTTCTCTGAGCTTCAACTGCATTACCCCGTGGCAGTTTTTTTGGGGTCAGTGTGGATCTAGCTGTGGTCCAGAGTAATTGAATGGAAAATAAGAACTCACTTACTTTGCTTCACCAATTAGAGAGACATGTTAAACCCAAACCAGATTAGGAGCCGGAAAAATGGCAGCTTTCGGGGCATTTTTAGCTTGGTAAGAAGACTTTGAaaggagaaaatgaaagctgtcACTAACCCCCTCgagtttctccttctccttcatcaGAACAGCAAGAGTGCCTTTCAGTTCCTTCAGCTCACGGCCTTTCTCTGCCACCTGACTCTGcacacaaacaggaaatgaacttTTTTTTGATCCAATTTCAAAGGAAACTCAGTCTAGAAAAATAAAACTAAAAATGAAGCTTGATCTCTGATATTTAAGACAGAACACTTCTCCAGAGAGTCATGCTAATTGATAATAGGCCTAAAAAAGGCTTTGGTAGTTGCTGACTGCTGATTTACATACTGTAGAGCTCAAACCAAAACAACTCGTTGGAACCCTTCTGAGATGCTGAACAAATATCCGCTAGCGTCGAGCCAGCCACTGCATTACCCAGACAGCAGGAGCGGGTTCTTCTGGAGGCAGGCTTAGCTGTCTCCAGCGCTCACATAAACGGCAGTAAAACATACTCTCTGAACAGGCCTGCTCATAAACACCACTGTCACTCGTTCGGTGTTCCATTGGAGATACCATCAAGGGCTGAACACTTGAGTTAGACCAGCTATACACGGTAATAAACAGCCAGCTAGGATGTACAATCCAAAAACTGTTCTGGGATTTCACCAACAAACAACAGTGGTACACAATTGTCTTATAGCCAAGTATTAACGTGCAGTTGAGAGTGATTAATACGTTTCTGTTCTCTAGTAGTAGCTCTGTGATAGACAGCAACTCTGGTAAAGCAGCATCCAGTCAGAAGGACTGCAGGAAACTGGCATTGGCACTAGCCTAGCTTTAGCTTTGACCTAGCTTTAGCCTCACTGCTAGCCTGTCCTGCCAACTGGCACTACCTTAGCTTTAGCTTTGACCTAGCTTTAGCCTCACTGCTAGCCTGTCCTGCCAACTGACCTTGTAGCGGTCCTCCTCTGCTGCCAGCTGCAGCTTCAGGCTCTCATTGGTCTTCAGCTGCTCCTTCAACTTCACTTCCATCTTGGCAAGCTCGTCGGCAAACATGCAGCTAcgctccttctcctcctacaGGTAACAACACAAAGCTGCTTCACAACACCTATCTGGGATCTCATGAGGACAATCACACGGAAGCGGCCTCTCCCCTACTCTGTTTCGACTGGTTGGCGCAGGATGGTGAGAATGTCCGAACATGACACCGTTTTGCCTGCCAAACAGCTACTTACACTCAGCATCTGTTTGCATTTCTTGTATTTGTCGCTCTTGTCGGAGGCTTCTCTGTTCATGCCTTTGAGCTTCTCCTGGAAGATGGCCTCTAGCATGGGGTCAGCAGAACCTGGGCTACCTGGAGGCCGAGAGAAGAACACAGAAGTAGaaagagagacgcagagagagaaatacaagtagagagagagcggtagagagagagaggagacagatagataaaaaggcagagagaaagatagaggtgCGCGGGTTAGACTTCCAGAGAACACTGAGTCAATGAGCAAACCACTCACACCTGTGCCCAGGGTCAACATAGAGAGGAAGTGAGTGTATACCTGGCACTGATGTGTCTGGGCTCACAGACAGAGGAACTGTTATGGCCTCCGCCGCAGGGGTTTTCTTCAGTTCCTACCAGACGTGAAAACAAACCCATTTTGTCACTTTGATTCAGTGTTctctggtttgtgtgtgcgtgtgtgtctgttgcgCGTGCATGTGAGTGTCCTAGACTCACCccctgctgttcagagtgcttGGCCACCTGTCTCTGGAGTCGCTGGCATTCCTTGTACTTCTCCTTGTAGTGTTCGGCGGCCATATGCAGGCGTAGCTTCAGGTCCTCCACCTCTCGCTGCAGCTCGAGGACGGTGGCAGGATCCACGCCTTCCTCCTCCGGCCGGGCCTCTGCCTTGgcctgcaggcagacaggagcCCACGGACTGAAGACCAGCTCATACCTTGACCTCCAAACCTCTTGCATAAAACTGAGCAGTCATACTATTTCTAACTGGTTCATAGTGAGAATACAGACTGATCCTTGACACGAACCACtggaaatactgttagaacagTGCACTTTTAGTCCTAGATTATTTACTTACAACGTGCACTATTTGTTGGCGATTTGGGTAAAAGCATCTGCTCAACTAACTCGATTTTCACATGAACAATGTGTTGTCGAGTACACCTATTCCAGAACCGGGCTTGCACGACAGGGAATCAGAGTGGTAATGCTCCTTACTGCCTCGTGCTGGGCTTGGACCTTCACCTGCTCCACCTGGCGCTCCAGCCGGGCACACTGCGCTTGGACGTCGGCCTTGTCCCGGCGCAGGGCGTCGGCCTCCAGCCTCATGCGGTACAGGTCGGCCATGCTGCGGTCCCGGGTGCTGGAGGCGTCGCGGAGCTCGGCGCCCAGCAGGGAGGACTCCTGCTGGGTGGCGTGGAGCTGCTCCTCCTTCAGGCGCAGCTGCTCCTTCAGGGCCTTCAGCTCCCCCTGTGACGGACACCAACGCACACTCAGAACGACGAGGATATCGGAGGGCGAGCGTGTTTGCTGGGGGGCTGGTAGTGGGTGTGTattggtgaaggggggggggggggggggttaccgaCGGGGAGGCCTTGGCCAGGACCTCTCTGTGCTGCTTTTCCTTTTCTGTCAGGCAGGTGCGCAGACAGCCCACCTCGTCCTTCAGCTGGGCGATggtgttctccttgttcacgtCCACGCCCTTCAGCATCTGCAGCTCTGCACTCAGCTTGGTGTTCTCCAGCTCACGGTTCTTCAGGTGAATCtgtagcgcacacacacacacacacacaacaaatgaCCAAAAACAGGGGGGGGGTTAATCATCGAAAGAATTGTTATAATCCAGCCTGGTCTTTTCTGTGTAACCTTCTCTGTGCAATATCGTCGAGACGCACCCGTCTGCATTTGTACAGTTAAAATAAGTGTTGCGTGACCTTAATTACATAACAGAGATTGAGGTGAGCCCATAAAGCTGCCCCTCCAATCCTGCTCGGCGATGGCCAAGTTAAATTAGGTGCAGGTTTGACTGCGTTTCCGCAGAGACCGTGCGAGTGCCACTCCTAGTTCCTGAGCCGAGCCGGCCACAACAAACAGCCGGGAACTGGCACGAGGACCAGAGGAAGCCGGGACAGGGCCTGCCCTGTTTAGGCCCAACGCACAGAGCACGCACTGTGCACCTACACCAGAGTCAGGCCTCAGGACGTAAACAGAACCAAAGTGTTAACACACAGGTTCAGGGGTCCCGGGGATGGGGTTAGGAAACGGCAGGGAGCCACAGGACTACGCTAACCTTGTACAGTTCCTTCTCATCCTTCTCGTTCTTCAACTGGGACTCCAGCGCTTCCTTCTCCACGGTCAGCTTCTTCACTCTGTCCTTCAGGCTTGGGACCAAATCATAACAGCAGGACTTTCATCACTTGAGTCCAATCCTTAAAGAGACAGCAAATGAACCATCGTTTttggtggctggctggttggctaccCCTTTGTCCAAGACTCACCCGTCcagctcagtctctctctgtagccCTTTCTGGGTGATGCCTATGAGGTCATCCTCCAGCTGCACAACTCTTGCCGTGGCCTCATCcagcctcctcttcacctcctctcgcTCCTCTTGTAAGGCCTGGGATGAGCTCTGCACATCCtggaagaaggagggggggtgggggggacaagGAGTCAAACAAAAATGTTGGTATTCTGTGGAAATATTTTGTAACACCACGAGCTATGAGGGGTTTGCTAGCCTATTATGGAACAGGACCAAATGATTTCTAACTACACTGTTTACAActatttatgattttttttactAATAATTTTATGAACTGTGTTGGAAACATGGACTCATTTATTTCTGCCCCCATGCTGTTGTTTAAGAGAACCAAGTGTTCTTGCAAGTGTGATATTCTTTATTTGGCCACAAACTTTCTAAGCACAACCGTTTTTAGCTCTTTTCCCAGTTCTCTTTTCCTTCTACAGTAAGAAACTGAAATGGTAGACTGTGCTGGCTGCAAGCAGCTCTCACTGACCACTCCCCCTCCTGTGCCGGACACAAATCCAGACCTTTATGGCTTAAATCACAAACAGGCAGCTAATAACGCAGGTCTCTAAGGAAGTGCTGCTTTGAATATGCCTGTGgcaagggaggctgaggagaaaACTGAGGAGAAATTGTGACTGCAAATACGTTTTGTAATGAAACTAAAAGTTTGCACGATGATTcataagcaaaaaaaaaaaatctttgtacAGTAAGTTTATAGGCAGGATTTTGGAATCGTTTTTTAGCAgcacataaaaaaacatatGAAACTTTGACCATAAAATTAACAGCCGCAAAAACAGTAATCATGTTTTCATCTAGAGGCCATTTTAAACCTTGCAGGATTTATGGCGCAAAAGAATTATATGAATCATTGTTCACACTATTTCATGAAACACATTATATATGCCTAATGTTGCTCTATGAAAAATGAATGACTTCTAAAGATCCTGACTGTCAAGGTCAGATTTATGTGTTTGGTGGATCCAGCTTGTGGGTTGTTTCAAACTGAGGGTGGAATGAAGACTCTCACTAGGGGGTGCTGAGAGACTGTGAGGCCAAACCAGAACAACAGCATTCAACATCACAAGATCTCCTCCTTTTAGAAATGTACGATATTCTGCCATCCAGTCTGAAGAATCCTTATTAAGCCTCAAGGCCTTGCTTATCCATTTCTGCTCCATTTACAACCCATTTCCACGTCACTCGATCAAAGCAGCAAATTCGGATCATCATCTCACTCCCAGTGAACATGAGTTATAGAAGAGGAACAACGAGACGATTGTGTGAGTCTTTTGTTCCAGAGTCGGACTGCCTGTCTGGCTCTCACCTGATTCTCTCGTCTGAACTGGGCACaggtctccttctccttctcgcACTCCTTCTGCAggctctccttctccacctccagctggtctctctcttggTGGAGGAGGGCCATGGTCTTCaccagctcctccttctctctctgggctTCCTCCAACTTTTGCTGACGGGATGAAAGAAAAAGGTTACTGACTTTTGGGGAAAGTTAGCAAAACCCTAGTTTAACAATTTGACAATCTTTACCCAACAATAGCCTAGTACAGAGAGCAcctttgtattttctttttgatCTCATGAAGCTTGAGGTTTAGTTAGCGTTTAGTATGAAATTACGGTGGTGAGACCATGTTAGTGATAACATATGTCATGGAACTTTACAGTGTACAGGTGACACTTGGGGAGCCTGGATGGGTGGACGGCATGACTCTGTGGCGGATGGTGCAGAGGCAGCATCCCGTACCTCCAGGAAGCAAGTCTTGGTGGTGACCACCAGGATGTCCGAGTTGCACTCATCCTCCACGGTCAGCAGCTCGTCGTCGGAGGGGCTGTTGGCACGGAACTGGAAGGGCGTGCTGGCGCCACGGATCTCCCCTTTATGAGTCACGTAGCAGAACTGGTAGAACTCGCTGTCATCATTGGGAACGTAGTATCCTTAGAAAGAAGAGATTTGTCAGCCAGACCATGAAGCAGAAGTGGACAGAGCGTAACCTCGGTTCAAGACACTGAATAAAGATTTCACGAAAACGGCCTTGTTAACACCAGCAGACAGCCCGATGGCTACAGTTTCATATTT comes from Hypomesus transpacificus isolate Combined female chromosome 2, fHypTra1, whole genome shotgun sequence and encodes:
- the tax1bp1b gene encoding tax1-binding protein 1 homolog B isoform X2; translation: MALFLDASSVGNAMDTSNFAHVIFQNVGKSYLPHAALECHYTLTQFIQPHQKDWVGIFKVGWSTARDYYTFLWSPLPDTYEEGTAVNRAVVFQGYYVPNDDSEFYQFCYVTHKGEIRGASTPFQFRANSPSDDELLTVEDECNSDILVVTTKTCFLEQKLEEAQREKEELVKTMALLHQERDQLEVEKESLQKECEKEKETCAQFRRENQDVQSSSQALQEEREEVKRRLDEATARVVQLEDDLIGITQKGLQRETELDGLKDRVKKLTVEKEALESQLKNEKDEKELYKIHLKNRELENTKLSAELQMLKGVDVNKENTIAQLKDEVGCLRTCLTEKEKQHREVLAKASPSGELKALKEQLRLKEEQLHATQQESSLLGAELRDASSTRDRSMADLYRMRLEADALRRDKADVQAQCARLERQVEQAKAEARPEEEGVDPATVLELQREVEDLKLRLHMAAEHYKEKYKECQRLQRQVAKHSEQQGELKKTPAAEAITVPLSVSPDTSVPGSPGSADPMLEAIFQEKLKGMNREASDKSDKYKKCKQMLSEEKERSCMFADELAKMEVKLKEQLKTNESLKLQLAAEEDRYKSQVAEKGRELKELKGTLAVLMKEKEKLEGELQNGSPRKSEDKEEISLESVQSLFLQYPLPYAQDTPTPLLVPQTPTQLHFGNPYSPSDTRDGADGEFSDDQVLRLPPVGPPSWDSNVVCIQPARNLSRPDGLEDPEEQQVNNNNNGNAGEHPAATEPHSPVLNEGQTTFCFESSMDIHKRCPLCDVIFPPNYDQSKFEEHVESHWKICPMCSEQFPLDCDQKIFENHVLTHFDGNVLNFD
- the tax1bp1b gene encoding tax1-binding protein 1 homolog B isoform X1, producing the protein MALFLDASSVGNAMDTSNFAHVIFQNVGKSYLPHAALECHYTLTQFIQPHQKDWVGIFKVGWSTARDYYTFLWSPLPDTYEEGTAVNRAVVFQGYYVPNDDSEFYQFCYVTHKGEIRGASTPFQFRANSPSDDELLTVEDECNSDILVVTTKTCFLEQKLEEAQREKEELVKTMALLHQERDQLEVEKESLQKECEKEKETCAQFRRENQDVQSSSQALQEEREEVKRRLDEATARVVQLEDDLIGITQKGLQRETELDGLKDRVKKLTVEKEALESQLKNEKDEKELYKIHLKNRELENTKLSAELQMLKGVDVNKENTIAQLKDEVGCLRTCLTEKEKQHREVLAKASPSGELKALKEQLRLKEEQLHATQQESSLLGAELRDASSTRDRSMADLYRMRLEADALRRDKADVQAQCARLERQVEQVKVQAQHEAAKAEARPEEEGVDPATVLELQREVEDLKLRLHMAAEHYKEKYKECQRLQRQVAKHSEQQGELKKTPAAEAITVPLSVSPDTSVPGSPGSADPMLEAIFQEKLKGMNREASDKSDKYKKCKQMLSEEKERSCMFADELAKMEVKLKEQLKTNESLKLQLAAEEDRYKSQVAEKGRELKELKGTLAVLMKEKEKLEGELQNGSPRKSEDKEEISLESVQSLFLQYPLPYAQDTPTPLLVPQTPTQLHFGNPYSPSDTRDGADGEFSDDQVLRLPPVGPPSWDSNVVCIQPARNLSRPDGLEDPEEQQVNNNNNGNAGEHPAATEPHSPVLNEGQTTFCFESSMDIHKRCPLCDVIFPPNYDQSKFEEHVESHWKICPMCSEQFPLDCDQKIFENHVLTHFDGNVLNFD
- the tax1bp1b gene encoding tax1-binding protein 1 homolog B isoform X3, giving the protein MALFLDASSVGNAMDTSNFAHVIFQNVGKSYLPHAALECHYTLTQFIQPHQKDWVGIFKVGWSTARDYYTFLWSPLPDTYEEGTAVNRAVVFQGYYVPNDDSEFYQFCYVTHKGEIRGASTPFQFRANSPSDDELLTVEDECNSDILVVTTKTCFLEQKLEEAQREKEELVKTMALLHQERDQLEVEKESLQKECEKEKETCAQFRRENQDVQSSSQALQEEREEVKRRLDEATARVVQLEDDLIGITQKGLQRETELDGLKDRVKKLTVEKEALESQLKNEKDEKELYKIHLKNRELENTKLSAELQMLKGVDVNKENTIAQLKDEVGCLRTCLTEKEKQHREVLAKASPSGELKALKEQLRLKEEQLHATQQESSLLGAELRDASSTRDRSMADLYRMRLEADALRRDKADVQAQCARLERQVEQVKVQAQHEAAKAEARPEEEGVDPATVLELQREVEDLKLRLHMAAEHYKEKYKECQRLQRQVAKHSEQQGELKKTPAAEAITVPLSVSPDTSVPGSPGSADPMLEAIFQEKLKGMNREASDKSDKYKKCKQMLSSQVAEKGRELKELKGTLAVLMKEKEKLEGELQNGSPRKSEDKEEISLESVQSLFLQYPLPYAQDTPTPLLVPQTPTQLHFGNPYSPSDTRDGADGEFSDDQVLRLPPVGPPSWDSNVVCIQPARNLSRPDGLEDPEEQQVNNNNNGNAGEHPAATEPHSPVLNEGQTTFCFESSMDIHKRCPLCDVIFPPNYDQSKFEEHVESHWKICPMCSEQFPLDCDQKIFENHVLTHFDGNVLNFD